In a genomic window of Staphylococcus taiwanensis:
- the nusA gene encoding transcription termination/antitermination protein NusA — translation MASNELLLATEYLEKEKKIPREVLIDAIEAALITAYKKNYDSARNVRVELNMDEGTFKVIARKEVVEEVFDDRDEVDLSTALVKNPAYEIGDIYEEDVTPKDFGRVGAQAAKQAVMQRLRDAEREILYTEFIDKEDDILTGVIDRVDHRYVYVNLGRIEAVLSEAERSPNESYIPNERIQVYVNKVEQTTKGPQIYVSRSHPGLLKRLFEQEVPEIYDGTVIVKSVAREAGDRSKISVYSENPDIDAVGACVGAKGARVEAVVEELGGEKIDIVQWNEDPKVFVRNALSPSQVLEVIVDEENQSTVVVVPDYQLSLAIGKRGQNARLAAKLTGWKIDIKSETDAREAGIYPVIESEEQADEIVMTGDEDVEIEDVNLEESNLTTAELSAEIDEPSEESEETDSEDVDKEEKDI, via the coding sequence GTGGCAAGTAATGAACTTTTATTAGCAACTGAATATTTAGAAAAAGAAAAGAAAATCCCAAGAGAAGTATTAATTGATGCAATTGAAGCGGCATTAATTACTGCATATAAAAAGAACTATGATAGCGCTAGAAACGTTCGCGTTGAATTAAACATGGATGAAGGTACTTTTAAAGTTATTGCACGAAAAGAAGTAGTTGAAGAAGTGTTTGATGATAGAGATGAAGTGGATTTAAGTACTGCACTTGTGAAAAATCCAGCTTATGAAATTGGTGATATTTACGAAGAGGACGTTACACCTAAAGATTTTGGACGCGTTGGTGCTCAAGCAGCAAAACAAGCTGTAATGCAACGTTTAAGAGATGCTGAAAGAGAAATTTTGTACACAGAATTTATCGATAAAGAAGACGATATCTTAACTGGTGTCATTGACCGAGTAGATCACCGTTACGTTTATGTAAATTTAGGTCGCATTGAAGCTGTATTATCAGAGGCTGAAAGAAGTCCAAATGAAAGTTATATTCCAAATGAACGTATTCAAGTATATGTAAATAAAGTAGAACAAACGACAAAAGGACCTCAAATTTATGTATCTAGAAGTCATCCAGGATTATTGAAACGTTTATTTGAACAAGAAGTACCAGAAATTTATGATGGTACAGTTATTGTTAAATCTGTAGCTCGTGAAGCTGGGGATCGTTCTAAAATCAGTGTTTACTCTGAAAACCCTGATATTGATGCAGTAGGTGCATGCGTAGGTGCTAAGGGTGCACGTGTAGAGGCAGTGGTTGAAGAACTTGGTGGAGAAAAAATTGACATCGTACAATGGAACGAAGATCCAAAAGTATTTGTGCGTAACGCTTTAAGCCCATCACAAGTTTTAGAAGTTATTGTTGATGAAGAAAATCAATCAACAGTAGTCGTTGTACCAGATTACCAATTATCACTTGCAATTGGTAAAAGAGGTCAAAACGCGCGTTTAGCGGCTAAATTAACTGGTTGGAAAATTGATATCAAGTCTGAAACTGATGCACGTGAAGCAGGGATTTATCCAGTAATTGAATCAGAAGAACAAGCTGATGAAATCGTGATGACTGGCGATGAAGATGTGGAGATTGAAGATGTTAATTTAGAAGAATCAAATTTAACAACTGCTGAACTTTCAGCTGAAATTGATGAGCCATCTGAAGAAAGTGAAGAAACTGATTCAGAAGATGTCGATAAAGAAGAAAAAGACATTTAA
- a CDS encoding ribosomal L7Ae/L30e/S12e/Gadd45 family protein: MSKSQILNFLGLAMRARKIKSGESVLLTEIKKQNIKLVILATDASDNALKNIKNKCETYHVPFKIFGTRAELGQSLGKAERVNVGVTDSGFAKKLIAMIDEYCKE; the protein is encoded by the coding sequence ATGAGCAAATCTCAAATATTAAACTTTTTAGGTTTAGCAATGAGAGCTCGTAAAATAAAATCAGGTGAATCAGTATTATTAACTGAAATAAAGAAACAAAATATAAAATTAGTTATATTAGCGACAGATGCTTCAGATAATGCTTTAAAAAATATTAAAAATAAATGTGAAACATACCATGTTCCATTTAAAATTTTCGGTACGAGAGCAGAATTAGGACAATCATTAGGCAAGGCAGAACGTGTGAATGTAGGGGTTACTGACTCTGGTTTTGCGAAGAAGCTTATTGCCATGATTGATGAATATTGTAAGGAGTGA
- the rimP gene encoding ribosome maturation factor RimP: MSKITEEVETIITPILNELNFELVEVEYTKEGKDHFLRISIDIDGGVDLNDCTLASEKISEAMDENDPIPEMYYLDVASPGAERPIKKEKDYQNAVEKPVFVSLYAPIENEKEWLGILKAVNEETITMEVKEKAKTKQIEIPRNKIAKARHAVMI; the protein is encoded by the coding sequence ATGAGTAAAATAACTGAAGAAGTAGAAACAATCATTACTCCTATTTTAAATGAATTAAATTTTGAATTAGTAGAAGTTGAATATACTAAAGAGGGGAAAGATCATTTTTTAAGAATCTCTATCGATATAGATGGCGGGGTTGATTTAAATGATTGTACACTCGCTTCTGAAAAGATTAGTGAGGCAATGGATGAAAATGATCCTATTCCAGAGATGTATTACTTAGACGTTGCATCTCCAGGTGCAGAACGTCCAATCAAAAAAGAAAAAGATTATCAAAATGCAGTCGAAAAACCTGTATTTGTCTCATTATATGCACCAATTGAAAATGAAAAAGAATGGCTAGGTATTTTGAAAGCCGTAAATGAAGAGACAATCACTATGGAAGTTAAAGAGAAAGCTAAAACGAAACAAATTGAAATACCAAGAAATAAAATTGCAAAAGCACGTCACGCAGTAATGATTTAA
- the rseP gene encoding RIP metalloprotease RseP encodes MSTLITIVSFIIVFGVLVTVHEYGHMFFAKRAGIMCPEFAIGMGPKIFSFRKDETLYTIRLLPVGGYVRMAGDGLEEPPVEPGMNVKIKLNEQDEITHIILDDQHKFQKIEAIEVKKCDFKDDLYIEGITTYDMERHHFNIAKKAYFVENGSLIQIAPRDRQFAHKKPLPKFLTLFAGPLFNFLLALVLFIALAYFQGTPTTTVGQLADNYPAQKAGLKAGDKIEQVGKYKIDNFSEIQSAANKIKDNKTQLKFERHGQTKTVDITPKKQVVKQTKLNSQTNYVLGFQPQNEHTLIKPIAVGFDQFVKASTLIFEAVGTLIASIFTGQFSLDMLNGPVGIYHNVDSIVKQGIIALTYYTALLSVNLGVMNLLPIPALDGGRILFVIYEAIFRRPLNKKAETVIIAAGAIFVVIIMILVTWNDIQRYFL; translated from the coding sequence GTGAGTACTTTAATCACTATAGTCTCATTTATCATCGTTTTTGGTGTACTAGTAACAGTGCATGAATATGGACATATGTTCTTTGCAAAACGTGCAGGTATTATGTGTCCAGAGTTTGCGATTGGTATGGGACCCAAGATATTTAGTTTCCGAAAAGATGAAACGTTATACACAATTCGCTTATTACCTGTAGGTGGATATGTAAGAATGGCGGGCGATGGATTAGAAGAGCCACCAGTTGAACCAGGTATGAATGTAAAAATTAAACTTAACGAACAAGATGAAATCACGCATATTATTTTGGATGATCAACACAAATTCCAAAAAATTGAAGCTATTGAAGTAAAAAAATGTGATTTCAAAGATGATTTATATATTGAAGGTATCACAACATATGATATGGAACGTCATCACTTTAATATTGCTAAAAAGGCTTACTTTGTAGAAAATGGTAGTTTGATACAAATTGCCCCTAGAGATCGTCAATTTGCACATAAAAAACCATTACCTAAATTTTTAACCTTATTTGCAGGCCCATTATTTAACTTTTTATTAGCACTAGTGTTATTTATTGCGCTAGCGTATTTCCAAGGTACGCCAACAACGACAGTTGGACAATTGGCTGATAATTATCCAGCTCAAAAAGCAGGATTAAAAGCTGGCGATAAAATTGAACAAGTAGGCAAATATAAAATTGATAACTTTAGCGAAATTCAAAGTGCAGCTAATAAAATTAAAGATAATAAAACACAATTGAAGTTTGAACGACATGGTCAAACTAAGACAGTAGATATTACCCCTAAAAAGCAAGTGGTCAAACAAACAAAATTAAACTCACAAACAAATTATGTTTTAGGTTTCCAACCACAAAATGAGCATACGCTTATCAAACCAATTGCAGTTGGATTTGACCAATTTGTTAAAGCTAGTACATTGATCTTTGAAGCGGTAGGCACGTTAATAGCTAGTATTTTTACAGGTCAATTCTCATTAGATATGTTGAATGGTCCAGTGGGTATTTACCATAATGTGGATTCAATAGTAAAACAAGGCATTATTGCTCTAACATATTACACAGCTTTATTAAGTGTGAACTTAGGTGTTATGAACTTATTGCCTATACCAGCACTTGATGGTGGTAGAATTTTATTTGTTATTTACGAAGCGATTTTCAGAAGACCACTTAATAAAAAAGCGGAAACAGTTATCATTGCAGCTGGTGCTATCTTCGTAGTCATTATTATGATATTAGTGACATGGAACGATATTCAACGCTATTTCTTGTAA
- a CDS encoding phosphatidate cytidylyltransferase, with protein MKVRTLTAIIALLIFLPILLKGGTVLMLFAYLLALIALKELLNMNMIKFLSVPGIFSALALIIIMLPQAAGDWVSDIQLKSLIAMSFILLSYTVLSKNRFSFMDAAFCLMSVAYVGIGFMYFYATRSDGLHYILYAFLVVWLTDTGAYIFGRLMGKHKLWPVISPNKTIEGFIGGLICSLIVPLIMLFFVDFHLNIWLLLLVTIILSMFGQLGDLVESGFKRHFGVKDSGRILPGHGGILDRFDSFMFVLPLLNILLIQM; from the coding sequence ATGAAAGTAAGAACTTTAACAGCAATTATTGCATTACTCATCTTTCTACCCATTTTATTAAAGGGTGGAACTGTGTTAATGTTGTTTGCCTATTTATTAGCACTAATCGCATTGAAAGAATTGTTAAATATGAATATGATTAAATTTCTTTCTGTTCCAGGCATTTTTAGTGCGTTGGCATTAATTATCATTATGTTGCCACAAGCTGCTGGTGATTGGGTTAGTGATATTCAATTAAAAAGTTTAATCGCAATGAGTTTTATTTTACTAAGTTATACCGTTCTTTCTAAAAATAGATTTAGTTTTATGGATGCTGCATTTTGCTTAATGTCAGTGGCATACGTTGGTATTGGATTTATGTACTTCTATGCGACGCGTTCAGATGGATTACATTACATATTGTATGCATTTTTAGTTGTATGGTTAACAGATACAGGTGCGTATATTTTTGGACGATTGATGGGTAAACATAAATTATGGCCCGTTATTAGTCCTAATAAAACGATTGAAGGTTTTATTGGTGGACTGATTTGTAGTTTAATCGTTCCATTAATCATGTTATTCTTTGTAGATTTTCACTTGAACATATGGTTATTATTGTTAGTAACAATTATTCTCAGTATGTTTGGACAACTTGGTGATTTAGTTGAATCAGGATTTAAACGCCATTTTGGTGTTAAAGATTCAGGTAGAATTTTACCAGGACATGGTGGTATATTAGATCGCTTTGATAGTTTCATGTTCGTATTACCGTTACTCAACATTTTATTAATACAAATGTAG
- a CDS encoding PolC-type DNA polymerase III: MTNQEKFKVLADQIKISNQLDSEIIEKGELTRVDVSNKNRTWEFQITLPYFLSHEDYLLFTNAITEEFKEIAKVEWHFTIQNTSNQDEHAIKYFGHCIEHTALSPKVKGQLKQKRLIMSGNVLKVMTSNDIERNHFDKVCNGSLVKAFQKCGFDIDKVVFETDDTNSYDDLASLEAHIQEEDEKSAREATEKMEKIKAEKAKQQDNNESNVDKCQIGKPIQVENIKPIESIVEEEFKVAIEGVIFDINLKELKSGRHIVELKVTDYTDSLVLKMFTRKNKDDLDHFKALSVGKWVRAQGRIEEDTFVRDLVMMMSDIEEIKKTPKQDKAEDKRVEFHLHTSMSQMDGIPNISAYVAQAADWGHKAIAVTDHNVVQAFPDAHNAAEKNGIKMIYGMEGMLVDDGVPIAYKPTDRDLKEATYVVFDVETTGLSNQYDQIIELAAVKVKDGEIIDKFERFSNPHEKLSETIINLTHITDDMLTDAPEIDEVLTEFKSWVGDAIFVAHNASFDMGFIDTGYERLGFGPSTNGVIDTLELSRTINTEYGKHGLNFLAKKYGVELTQHHRAIYDTEATAYIFIKMVQQMKELGVTNHKDINQKLSNEDAYKRARPTHVTLIVQTQEGLKNLFKIVSASLVKYYYRTPRIPRSLLNEYREGILVGTACDEGELFTAVMQRDQSEVEKIAKYYDFIEVQPPKLYQDLIDRELIRDTETLYEIYDRILKAGESTGIPVIATGNAHYLFEHDAVARKILIASQSGNPLNRSTLPEAHFRTTDEMLDEFHFLGEDKAYEIVVKNTNDLADRIDKVIPIKDQLFTPRMEGANEEIRELSYANAKKLYGEELPQIVIDRLEKELASIIGNGFSVIYLISQRLVKKSLDDGYLVGSRGSVGSSFVATMTEITEVNPLPPHYICPNCKTSEFFDDGSVGSGFDLPDKQCSTCGADLIKEGQDIPFETFLGFKGDKVPDIDLNFSGEYQPNAHNYTKVLFGEDKVFRAGTIGTVAEKTAFGYVKGYLNDQGIHKRGAEIDRLVKGCTGVKRTTGQHPGGIIVVPDYMDIYDFTPIQYPADDQSASWMTTHFDFHSIHDNVLKLDILGHDDPTMIRMLQDLSGIDPKTIPVDDKETMQIFSSPETLGVTEEEILCKTGTFGVPEFGTGFVRQMLEDTKPTTFSELVQISGLSHGTDVWLGNAQELIRTGICDLSSVIGCRDDIMVYLMYAGLEPSMAFKTMESVRKGKGLTEEMIDAMKENNVPDWYLDSCLKIKYMFPKAHAAAYVLMAVRIAYFKVHHPLYYYAAYFTIRASDFDLITMIKDKESIKNTVKDMYSRYMDLGKKEKDVLTVLEIMNEMAHRGFRMQPISLEKSQAFDFIIEGDTLIPPFISVPGLGENVAKRIVEAREDGPFLSKEDLNKKAGLSQKIIEYLDDLGSLPNLPDKAQLSIFDM; this comes from the coding sequence ATGACTAATCAGGAAAAATTTAAAGTACTCGCCGATCAAATTAAAATTTCTAATCAATTAGATAGTGAAATTATTGAAAAAGGTGAATTAACGCGAGTTGATGTATCGAATAAAAATAGAACATGGGAATTTCAAATAACATTGCCATATTTCCTTTCACATGAAGATTATCTACTTTTTACAAATGCAATTACTGAGGAATTTAAAGAGATTGCGAAAGTAGAATGGCATTTCACAATTCAAAATACAAGCAATCAAGATGAACATGCGATTAAATATTTTGGTCATTGTATTGAACACACTGCTTTGTCACCGAAAGTTAAAGGTCAACTTAAACAAAAACGTTTAATTATGTCAGGTAATGTTTTGAAAGTGATGACATCAAATGATATTGAGAGAAATCACTTTGATAAAGTTTGTAATGGTAGTTTGGTAAAAGCTTTTCAAAAATGTGGATTCGATATAGATAAAGTCGTCTTTGAAACTGACGATACGAATTCTTATGATGATTTAGCTTCACTTGAAGCACATATTCAAGAAGAAGATGAGAAAAGTGCTAGAGAAGCTACTGAAAAAATGGAAAAAATCAAAGCTGAAAAAGCGAAACAACAAGATAACAATGAAAGTAATGTTGACAAATGCCAAATTGGTAAACCTATTCAAGTTGAAAATATTAAGCCAATTGAATCCATTGTAGAAGAAGAATTTAAAGTAGCGATTGAGGGCGTTATCTTTGATATTAACCTTAAAGAATTGAAAAGTGGACGCCATATTGTTGAATTAAAAGTAACGGACTATACTGATTCATTAGTGTTAAAAATGTTTACAAGAAAAAATAAAGATGATTTAGATCATTTCAAAGCATTAAGTGTAGGTAAATGGGTCCGTGCACAAGGTCGAATTGAAGAAGACACTTTCGTCCGTGATCTAGTAATGATGATGTCAGATATCGAAGAAATTAAGAAAACACCTAAACAAGATAAAGCAGAAGATAAACGCGTTGAATTCCATTTGCATACATCAATGAGCCAAATGGATGGGATACCTAATATTAGTGCATATGTAGCGCAAGCAGCGGATTGGGGTCATAAAGCAATCGCTGTAACTGATCACAATGTCGTACAAGCGTTTCCAGATGCGCATAACGCTGCTGAAAAGAATGGCATCAAAATGATTTATGGCATGGAAGGTATGTTAGTTGATGATGGTGTACCAATTGCCTATAAACCAACTGATCGTGATTTAAAAGAAGCCACTTATGTCGTATTTGACGTCGAAACAACTGGATTATCCAATCAGTACGATCAGATTATTGAATTAGCTGCTGTAAAAGTTAAAGACGGAGAGATTATAGATAAATTTGAACGTTTCAGTAACCCACATGAAAAATTATCGGAAACAATTATTAATCTAACGCATATTACTGACGATATGTTAACCGATGCCCCTGAAATTGATGAAGTCTTAACCGAATTTAAATCGTGGGTTGGCGATGCTATCTTTGTAGCACATAATGCGTCATTCGATATGGGCTTTATTGACACAGGTTATGAAAGACTTGGGTTCGGACCTTCAACAAATGGCGTTATCGATACGCTTGAATTGTCTCGTACCATTAACACCGAGTATGGTAAACACGGTTTAAATTTCTTAGCTAAAAAATATGGCGTCGAACTCACACAACACCATAGAGCCATTTATGATACAGAAGCTACTGCTTATATTTTCATCAAAATGGTGCAACAAATGAAAGAACTCGGTGTGACTAATCATAAAGATATTAATCAAAAACTTTCTAATGAAGATGCATATAAACGTGCTCGTCCAACGCACGTGACATTAATTGTTCAAACGCAAGAAGGGCTTAAAAATCTATTTAAAATTGTTAGTGCATCATTAGTTAAATATTATTATCGTACTCCGAGAATTCCACGGTCATTACTTAATGAATATCGTGAAGGCATTCTAGTTGGTACGGCTTGTGATGAGGGTGAATTATTTACTGCAGTAATGCAACGTGATCAATCAGAAGTTGAAAAAATCGCGAAGTATTATGACTTTATTGAAGTTCAACCACCAAAACTTTATCAAGATTTGATAGATCGAGAGTTAATACGTGATACGGAAACATTATATGAAATTTACGATCGTATCCTTAAAGCCGGTGAAAGTACTGGTATTCCTGTTATAGCAACTGGAAATGCACATTATTTATTTGAACATGATGCCGTAGCTAGAAAGATTCTTATCGCTTCACAATCAGGTAATCCACTCAATCGTTCTACTTTACCTGAAGCACATTTTAGAACTACAGATGAAATGTTGGATGAGTTTCATTTTCTAGGTGAAGACAAAGCTTATGAAATTGTTGTCAAGAATACGAATGATTTAGCTGATCGAATAGATAAAGTTATACCTATTAAAGACCAATTATTTACACCCCGTATGGAGGGTGCAAACGAAGAAATTAGAGAATTAAGTTATGCAAACGCAAAGAAACTTTATGGTGAGGAATTACCTCAGATTGTAATCGACCGACTTGAAAAAGAATTGGCAAGTATTATTGGTAATGGTTTCTCAGTAATTTATTTAATCTCTCAGCGTCTCGTGAAAAAATCATTAGATGATGGCTACTTAGTAGGTTCCCGTGGTTCGGTCGGTTCAAGCTTTGTAGCGACCATGACTGAAATTACTGAAGTTAACCCGCTTCCACCGCACTATATTTGTCCTAATTGTAAAACAAGTGAGTTCTTTGATGATGGTTCCGTAGGTTCAGGATTTGACTTGCCTGATAAACAATGTAGTACCTGTGGCGCTGACCTCATTAAAGAAGGTCAAGATATTCCTTTCGAAACATTCCTAGGATTTAAGGGGGATAAAGTACCTGATATCGACTTAAACTTTAGTGGTGAATATCAACCGAATGCACATAACTATACGAAAGTACTTTTTGGAGAAGACAAAGTATTTAGAGCAGGTACAATAGGTACTGTTGCTGAAAAGACGGCCTTCGGATATGTCAAAGGGTACTTGAATGACCAAGGTATTCATAAACGTGGGGCTGAAATTGATCGATTAGTTAAAGGTTGTACAGGTGTGAAACGTACAACAGGACAACATCCTGGTGGTATTATCGTTGTTCCAGATTATATGGATATTTATGATTTCACGCCAATTCAATACCCAGCGGATGACCAAAGCGCATCTTGGATGACGACACATTTTGATTTCCACTCAATTCATGACAATGTTTTGAAATTAGATATATTAGGGCATGATGATCCTACTATGATTCGTATGTTACAAGATTTGTCTGGTATTGATCCTAAAACAATTCCTGTCGATGATAAGGAAACAATGCAAATTTTCAGTAGTCCTGAAACATTAGGCGTTACTGAAGAAGAGATACTTTGTAAGACTGGTACGTTTGGTGTGCCTGAGTTCGGTACTGGATTCGTACGTCAAATGCTAGAAGATACGAAACCAACCACATTCTCTGAACTTGTACAAATATCTGGACTCTCTCACGGTACAGATGTATGGTTGGGCAATGCTCAAGAATTAATTCGCACTGGTATTTGTGATTTATCAAGTGTAATTGGTTGTCGTGACGATATCATGGTGTACTTAATGTACGCTGGATTAGAACCTTCAATGGCCTTTAAAACAATGGAGTCTGTACGTAAAGGTAAAGGTCTAACAGAAGAAATGATAGATGCTATGAAAGAAAATAACGTACCAGATTGGTACTTAGATTCATGTTTGAAAATCAAATACATGTTCCCTAAAGCCCACGCAGCAGCATATGTATTAATGGCAGTGCGTATCGCTTATTTTAAAGTACATCATCCGTTATATTATTATGCGGCTTACTTTACAATACGTGCTTCAGACTTTGATTTGATCACGATGATCAAGGATAAAGAAAGCATTAAGAATACGGTTAAAGATATGTATTCAAGATACATGGACCTCGGTAAAAAAGAAAAAGATGTTCTTACTGTATTAGAAATTATGAATGAAATGGCACACAGAGGTTTTCGTATGCAACCGATAAGTTTAGAAAAGAGTCAGGCATTTGATTTCATAATAGAAGGAGATACGCTTATCCCTCCGTTTATATCTGTGCCTGGACTCGGAGAAAACGTTGCTAAACGTATTGTTGAAGCACGTGAAGATGGACCATTCTTATCTAAAGAAGATTTAAATAAAAAAGCAGGTTTATCACAAAAAATTATCGAATATCTTGACGATTTAGGATCGTTACCTAATTTACCTGATAAAGCACAGTTATCAATATTCGATATGTAA
- a CDS encoding YlxR family protein, with the protein MKKKKIPMRKCIITNEMQPKKDMIRVVINKEGEIFADGTGKQQGRGAYVSKDVKSVEEAQKKGVLERYFNENPEKLEPVYKEIIRLIYREEIPK; encoded by the coding sequence ATGAAGAAGAAAAAAATTCCAATGCGTAAATGTATCATTACAAATGAAATGCAGCCTAAAAAAGATATGATTCGTGTCGTTATCAATAAAGAAGGCGAAATTTTTGCTGATGGAACGGGTAAACAACAAGGTAGAGGCGCATATGTTTCGAAAGATGTTAAAAGCGTAGAAGAAGCTCAGAAAAAAGGCGTACTTGAGAGATATTTTAATGAAAATCCTGAAAAATTAGAGCCTGTTTATAAAGAAATCATTCGTTTGATTTATCGAGAAGAGATTCCTAAATGA
- a CDS encoding proline--tRNA ligase, whose translation MKQSKVFIPTMRQVPAEAEALSHQLLLKAGLIKQSTSGIYSYLPLASRVLNNISKIIREEMENIDAVEILMPALQQAELWEESGRWGAYGPELMRLKDRNGREFALGPTHEEVVTSIVRDELKSYKQLPLTLFQIQSKFRDEKRPRFGLLRGREFIMKDAYSFHADEASLDETYNDMYNAYSRIFKRVGINARPVVADSGAIGGNHTHEFMALSAIGEDTIVFSENSDYAANIEKAEVVYHPNEKHTQVAELEKIETPNVKTAQELADFLNRPVDEIVKTMIFKVDGEFIMFLVRGHHELNDVKVKAYFGTDNVEMATQDEIVNLLGANPGSLGPVHDKEIKIVADNYVKDLNNLVVGANEDGYHFINANIDRDFKIDEYGDFRFILEGEQLSDGSGEAKFAEGIEVGQVFKLGTKYSEAMNATFLDNQGKAKPLIMGCYGIGVSRTLSAIVEQNNDENGIIWPKTVTPFDLHLITINPKKEEQLELGNQLYAQLQKQYDVLYDDRKERAGVKFNDADLIGLPIRIVIGKNAAEGIVEVKVRRTGESEEVHIDNLEAHIESLYNNL comes from the coding sequence ATGAAACAATCAAAAGTATTTATTCCAACGATGAGACAAGTGCCTGCTGAAGCAGAAGCACTGAGTCATCAATTATTATTAAAAGCAGGATTAATTAAGCAAAGTACAAGTGGTATTTATAGTTACTTGCCTCTTGCATCTCGTGTGTTGAATAACATTTCTAAGATTATTCGTGAAGAAATGGAAAATATCGATGCGGTTGAAATTTTAATGCCAGCGCTACAACAAGCAGAATTATGGGAAGAATCAGGACGTTGGGGTGCTTATGGTCCAGAACTAATGCGTTTGAAAGATCGTAATGGACGTGAATTTGCTTTAGGACCAACACACGAAGAAGTTGTAACATCTATTGTACGTGATGAACTTAAATCATATAAGCAGTTACCACTTACTTTATTCCAAATTCAATCTAAATTCCGTGATGAGAAACGACCACGATTTGGATTGTTACGTGGTCGAGAATTCATTATGAAAGATGCTTATTCTTTCCATGCAGATGAAGCATCTTTAGATGAAACATATAATGATATGTATAACGCTTATAGTCGTATATTTAAGCGTGTGGGTATTAATGCACGTCCAGTCGTTGCAGATTCAGGTGCAATTGGTGGTAACCATACGCATGAATTTATGGCGCTAAGTGCAATTGGTGAAGATACAATCGTCTTCAGTGAAAATAGCGATTATGCAGCGAATATTGAAAAAGCGGAAGTTGTTTATCATCCAAATGAAAAGCACACACAAGTAGCAGAATTAGAAAAAATCGAAACGCCTAATGTTAAAACTGCGCAAGAATTAGCTGACTTTTTAAATCGCCCGGTTGATGAAATCGTAAAAACAATGATTTTTAAAGTTGATGGGGAATTCATTATGTTCTTAGTACGTGGACATCATGAATTGAATGACGTTAAAGTTAAAGCGTACTTTGGAACAGATAATGTTGAAATGGCTACACAAGATGAAATTGTGAATTTATTAGGTGCAAATCCTGGTTCACTAGGTCCAGTGCATGATAAAGAAATTAAAATTGTTGCTGATAATTATGTCAAAGATTTAAATAATTTGGTAGTAGGTGCGAATGAAGATGGTTACCACTTTATCAACGCTAATATTGATCGCGACTTTAAGATTGATGAATATGGAGATTTCCGTTTCATTTTAGAAGGAGAACAATTAAGTGATGGTTCTGGTGAAGCAAAATTTGCTGAAGGTATTGAAGTTGGGCAAGTGTTTAAATTAGGTACGAAATATTCAGAAGCGATGAATGCTACATTTTTAGATAATCAAGGTAAAGCGAAACCATTAATTATGGGATGCTATGGTATCGGTGTTTCAAGAACATTAAGTGCTATTGTAGAGCAAAATAATGATGAAAATGGAATTATTTGGCCTAAGACTGTTACACCATTTGATTTACATTTAATTACGATTAATCCTAAAAAAGAGGAACAACTTGAATTAGGTAATCAATTGTATGCGCAATTACAAAAACAATATGATGTACTTTATGACGATCGTAAAGAACGCGCAGGCGTTAAATTTAATGATGCAGATTTAATCGGCTTACCAATTCGTATCGTAATAGGTAAAAACGCTGCCGAAGGTATTGTTGAAGTGAAGGTACGTCGAACAGGTGAAAGTGAAGAGGTACACATTGATAATCTTGAAGCGCACATTGAATCACTATACAATAATCTATAA